A genomic window from Paenibacillus sp. FSL K6-0276 includes:
- a CDS encoding class I SAM-dependent methyltransferase, with protein sequence MNNELGSKEAIKRWDKYAELISTSYGENGDIHREIFLNPALFSLMGSVENKKVLDAGCGEGYLSRMIAKAGASVTGVDYSQNMIKLATKKSPESLKISFLHGNCEELSFLHDKSFDLIVSNMVIHDLSNYEMAIHEMYRLLVAGGTFIFSIPHPCFVTPGSGWVKSDTGEKLYWKVDNYFYEGTYNQIFPIDQEEKFLIFHRTLSSYVNTIVRAGFQIEEMIEPKPSAEMLEKYPSFEEDFRCSDFLVLKLRK encoded by the coding sequence ATGAATAATGAATTGGGCAGTAAAGAAGCCATAAAAAGATGGGATAAATACGCAGAACTAATCTCAACTTCGTACGGCGAAAACGGGGATATCCATCGAGAAATTTTTTTGAATCCTGCTTTATTCAGTCTCATGGGTTCTGTTGAAAATAAGAAGGTGCTAGATGCAGGCTGTGGTGAAGGGTATTTAAGCAGAATGATAGCTAAGGCAGGAGCCTCAGTCACTGGGGTTGATTATTCGCAGAATATGATAAAGCTAGCCACGAAAAAATCACCAGAGTCGTTAAAAATAAGCTTCCTTCATGGCAATTGTGAAGAACTTAGCTTTCTTCATGACAAGAGCTTTGATTTAATCGTCTCCAACATGGTGATTCATGATTTATCCAATTATGAGATGGCGATTCATGAAATGTATCGGTTGTTAGTCGCTGGTGGGACGTTTATATTCTCAATTCCACACCCTTGCTTTGTAACCCCTGGTAGCGGATGGGTGAAGTCGGATACTGGAGAGAAGCTTTATTGGAAAGTAGATAATTATTTCTACGAGGGCACTTATAATCAGATCTTCCCTATAGATCAAGAGGAAAAGTTTCTGATTTTTCATAGGACATTATCCAGTTATGTAAATACGATTGTACGGGCTGGCTTTCAAATTGAAGAAATGATCGAGCCGAAGCCATCTGCTGAAATGCTTGAGAAGTATCCGTCTTTTGAGGAGGATTTTCGCTGCAGCGATTTTTTGGTTCTTAAACTGCGAAAGTAG
- a CDS encoding phosphotransferase translates to MATDALLLHIKDHYETHEPDKLQYFLRGMNDTYILETALEKYIFRVYRADRRSKSDIDFELELLNDLQDKGINVFIPIPRKDGIMINEFLVPEGVKYGVMFSFAVGNEKPIHAVEDSYLFGQAVAQIHKATDNFKSEHVRGMLDFEHLIEKPLHTIKLHMDHRQEDYQFLYDLVMQLKAQIEAHLEAGLDWGICHGDLHGNTNVAFTDEGKLTHYDFDICGYGWRAYDIAEFRLAREIHSGHNKDEVERLWAAFLNGYKSLRNLSDNDISAVPMFVALRQLWLFALCFNEGELIGAADFDNGFIDSKMDYFRKLELIK, encoded by the coding sequence TTGGCAACAGACGCATTATTATTACATATTAAAGATCATTATGAGACTCATGAACCAGATAAACTACAGTATTTTCTTAGAGGCATGAACGATACATACATCTTAGAAACGGCATTGGAAAAATACATCTTTCGTGTTTATCGTGCGGATAGACGGAGTAAATCGGATATTGATTTTGAATTAGAATTGTTGAACGATTTGCAAGATAAAGGTATAAACGTCTTCATCCCTATTCCTCGAAAAGATGGAATCATGATTAATGAATTTTTGGTGCCTGAGGGTGTGAAGTATGGCGTTATGTTTAGTTTTGCTGTAGGAAATGAAAAGCCTATTCATGCGGTAGAAGACAGCTATTTATTTGGACAAGCAGTTGCACAAATCCACAAAGCTACGGATAACTTTAAGAGTGAACATGTGAGAGGTATGCTTGATTTTGAACATTTAATTGAAAAACCGCTTCATACGATCAAACTGCATATGGACCATCGACAAGAGGATTATCAATTCTTGTATGATCTTGTAATGCAATTAAAAGCGCAGATTGAAGCTCATCTGGAAGCGGGTTTGGACTGGGGCATCTGCCATGGCGATTTGCATGGAAATACGAATGTGGCCTTTACGGACGAGGGGAAACTAACACATTATGATTTCGATATTTGTGGCTACGGATGGAGAGCCTATGATATCGCAGAGTTTAGATTGGCAAGAGAGATTCATAGTGGCCATAATAAAGATGAAGTTGAACGGTTATGGGCAGCATTTTTAAATGGATACAAGAGTTTAAGAAATCTCAGTGACAATGATATTAGTGCTGTTCCTATGTTTGTTGCGCTTAGACAGCTTTGGCTGTTTGCTTTATGTTTTAATGAAGGTGAACTTATTGGTGCAGCTGACTTTGACAATGGATTTATCGATAGTAAAATGGATTATTTCAGAAAATTAGAGTTGATCAAATGA